The nucleotide window TCGCGGGGACTGGTCAGGTTTGGCCTTTCGATCACACGCGGGGGAATGCGAAGGTGCCTCAGGGCCTTAACGACCCGGGGACGGAACCGGGGAGAAGAAAGCTCTACTCTGAGCCAGCAGGCCACAACGGGATCGAAGCTCACCTCTTCCAATAGAATCATGGGGGAACCGAGGCTTCATCGCTTTGTGTGCCTCGCATCGCCCACCCTGCTCAGCCCTTTCGGGGCTTTGCCGGGCGCATCTCGATACGGGTGGTCATTGTTCGAGGCGGCGACTTCAGCAGATAGACCACCATATCGGCGATGTGCGCGGGCAGGATGGCCCATCCCGATTTGTCCCCGCCGCCGGCGCTGAATTCCGTCTCGACACTACCGGGCAGGATGTGGCTTACTCGGATCCCATCGGCGCGGACTTCCTGGAAGAGGGCCTCGCTGAAACCGAGAAGGCCGAATTTCGAGGCGTTGTAGGCGGCCATAGTGGGATGGGCGTTTGTCCCGGCCAGGGAACCGATATTGAAGATGTAGCCACCTCCACGGGAACGCATTTTTGAAATGGCCTCGTGGCAACAGTAGAAGACACCCGTGAGATTCGTGTCGATGATCTC belongs to Candidatus Methylomirabilota bacterium and includes:
- a CDS encoding SDR family oxidoreductase, with amino-acid sequence MSLEGKVAVVTGSTRGIGRAIAEALLDEGVSVVISSRHQRDVDRTVAECRQRGKGKVAGIACDVRNPRQVQHLMSFAVQEFGGLDVLVNNAGVAYFAPVADLKPEEWEEIIDTNLTGVFYCCHEAISKMRSRGGGYIFNIGSLAGTNAHPTMAAYNASKFGLLGFSEALFQEVRADGIRVSHILPGSVETEFSAGGGDKSGWAILPAHIADMVVYLLKSPPRTMTTRIEMRPAKPRKG